A stretch of Triticum aestivum cultivar Chinese Spring chromosome 1D, IWGSC CS RefSeq v2.1, whole genome shotgun sequence DNA encodes these proteins:
- the LOC123163127 gene encoding uncharacterized protein, with protein MSDTAVITVAVDNSLIRKSRTNQWPGARKGLQTGTQSADGIESVMFTYRFMEERPGTYRTCHDRDPTTMFTDVQESEAGLSHSEHDAVNVPHGDEGQTRYGFARTADRELMACTPGGRGNAVLACPQAQLMASNQCFK; from the exons ATGAGCGACACCGCCGTCATCACCGTGGCCGTCGACAACTCTCTCATCCGCAAGAGCCGCACCAACCAATGGCCTGGCGCCCGCAAG GGGCTGCAGACTGGCACACAATCAGCAGATGGGATTGAGAGCGTGATGTTCACGTACCGATTCATGGAGGAGCGGCCGGGCACGTACCGCACTTGTCACGACCGAGACCCGACCACAATGTTCACCGACGTGCAGGAAAGCGAAGCTGGGTTGTCCCATTCAGAACACGATGCAGTCAACGTGCCACACGGAGACGAGGGGCAGACCAGATACGGATTCGCTCGCACCGCCGACCGAGAACTCATGGCGTGTACCCCAGGAGGCAGGGGCAATGCCGTCCTTGCATGCCCTCAAGCACAACTCATGGCCAGTaaccaatgttttaaatag